The proteins below come from a single Panicum hallii strain FIL2 chromosome 7, PHallii_v3.1, whole genome shotgun sequence genomic window:
- the LOC112900341 gene encoding SUPPRESSOR OF GAMMA RESPONSE 1-like isoform X2, whose protein sequence is MENSWIMTGVGLVKRIRNATQLISLRLGELVAEPYIKCPNCECGIDTSNVSLVWPELPAGVKFDPSDLELLQHLQGKSSLQNSNSRALIDEFIPTIAEMEGICYTHPKNLPGIKMDGSSLHFFHKVSNAYGCGHRKRRKITGNNDSVCDEHIRWHKTGASKPIYDENGFKIGWKKILVLYRGSKRGGSKIDRDNWVMHQYHLGADEDEANGELVVSKVFYQLLSKKNDKSEMDDVELESEPSAAKIDPRTPNSEPSAAKIDPRTPKTDPPQPCLPSNSPCDTEQYTPIQVDQEEEECGTSIRRVKVEAAECSAWFAELPPAVVVADLPASDEPRQLMDAPRVGPEPEAPIPVDGSNTDLFNGLPDLDTTFQCLGTPSDSISLTDIHFGSQDSFGGWPDSFKFY, encoded by the exons TTCGTGGATTATGACTGGGGTGGGACTCGTTAAAAGAATAAGAAACGCCACTCAGTTGATCAGTCTTCGACTTGGTGAATTGGTTGCAGAACCATATATCAAGTGCCCCAACTGCGAATGTGGCATTGACACTAGTAAT GTTTCTTTAGTGTGGCCTGAACTTCCTGCTGGTGTCAAATTTGATCCGTCAGATTTAGAACTCCTTCAGCATTTACAAGGAAAATCCAGCCTGCAGAATTCGAATTCCCGTGCACTTATTGATGAATTTATACCTACTATAGCAGAGATGGAGGGAATTTGCTATACACATCCCAAAAATCTCCCAG GTATAAAGATGGATGGTAGCAGCCTCCATTTCTTCCATAAAGTATCAAACGCATATGGCTGTGGTCATCGCAAGCGTCGCAAGATTACTGGCAATAATGACAGTGTTTGTGATGAGCACATTAGGTGGCATAAGACTGGAGCATCCAAACCCATATATGACGAGAATGGTTTCAAGATAGGCTGGAAGAAGATCTTAGTTCTTTACAGAGGTTCTAAGAGAGGTGGCAGCAAGATAGATAGAGACAACTGGGTGATGCATCAGTATCATCTTGGTGCAGATGAAGATGAAGCGAATGGTGAATTGGTCGTCTCCAAAGTATTCTACCAATTGCTGTCAAAGAAAAATGACAAGTCTGAAATGGATGAtgttgaactagaatctgagcCATCTGCTGCAAAAATCGATCCTAGAACCCCAAATTCGGAGCCATCTGCTGCAAAAATCGATCCTAGAACCCCCAAAACCGATCCTCCCCAGCCCTGTCTCCCGAGCAACAGCCCATGCGACACCGAGCAGTATACCCCCATTCAGGTGGATCAG gaggaagaagaatgtGGCACATCCATTCGCCGGGTGAAGGTTGAAGCAGCCGAATGCTCCGCATGGTTTGCTGAATTACCACCAGCTGTTGTGGTTGCGGACCTTCCTGCCTCGGATGAACCGAGGCAGCTCATGGATGCCCCTCGTGTAGGCCCTGAACCTGAAGCACCGATACCCGTCGATGGTTCTAACACGGACCTGTTTAATGGGTTACCTGATCTGGATACTACTTTTCAATGCCTTGGAACACCTTCAGATAGTATCAGTTTAACT GACATACATTTCGGCTCACAGGATAGCTTCGGGGGCTGGCCGGACAGCTTCAAGTTCTACTGA
- the LOC112900341 gene encoding SUPPRESSOR OF GAMMA RESPONSE 1-like isoform X3 — protein MTGVGLVKRIRNATQLISLRLGELVAEPYIKCPNCECGIDTSNVSLVWPELPAGVKFDPSDLELLQHLQGKSSLQNSNSRALIDEFIPTIAEMEGICYTHPKNLPGIKMDGSSLHFFHKVSNAYGCGHRKRRKITGNNDSVCDEHIRWHKTGASKPIYDENGFKIGWKKILVLYRGSKRGGSKIDRDNWVMHQYHLGADEDEANGELVVSKVFYQLLSKKNDKSEMDDVELESEPSAAKIDPRTPNSEPSAAKIDPRTPKTDPPQPCLPSNSPCDTEQYTPIQVDQEEEECGTSIRRVKVEAAECSAWFAELPPAVVVADLPASDEPRQLMDAPRVGPEPEAPIPVDGSNTDLFNGLPDLDTTFQCLGTPSDSISLTDIHFGSQDSFGGWPDSFKFY, from the exons ATGACTGGGGTGGGACTCGTTAAAAGAATAAGAAACGCCACTCAGTTGATCAGTCTTCGACTTGGTGAATTGGTTGCAGAACCATATATCAAGTGCCCCAACTGCGAATGTGGCATTGACACTAGTAAT GTTTCTTTAGTGTGGCCTGAACTTCCTGCTGGTGTCAAATTTGATCCGTCAGATTTAGAACTCCTTCAGCATTTACAAGGAAAATCCAGCCTGCAGAATTCGAATTCCCGTGCACTTATTGATGAATTTATACCTACTATAGCAGAGATGGAGGGAATTTGCTATACACATCCCAAAAATCTCCCAG GTATAAAGATGGATGGTAGCAGCCTCCATTTCTTCCATAAAGTATCAAACGCATATGGCTGTGGTCATCGCAAGCGTCGCAAGATTACTGGCAATAATGACAGTGTTTGTGATGAGCACATTAGGTGGCATAAGACTGGAGCATCCAAACCCATATATGACGAGAATGGTTTCAAGATAGGCTGGAAGAAGATCTTAGTTCTTTACAGAGGTTCTAAGAGAGGTGGCAGCAAGATAGATAGAGACAACTGGGTGATGCATCAGTATCATCTTGGTGCAGATGAAGATGAAGCGAATGGTGAATTGGTCGTCTCCAAAGTATTCTACCAATTGCTGTCAAAGAAAAATGACAAGTCTGAAATGGATGAtgttgaactagaatctgagcCATCTGCTGCAAAAATCGATCCTAGAACCCCAAATTCGGAGCCATCTGCTGCAAAAATCGATCCTAGAACCCCCAAAACCGATCCTCCCCAGCCCTGTCTCCCGAGCAACAGCCCATGCGACACCGAGCAGTATACCCCCATTCAGGTGGATCAG gaggaagaagaatgtGGCACATCCATTCGCCGGGTGAAGGTTGAAGCAGCCGAATGCTCCGCATGGTTTGCTGAATTACCACCAGCTGTTGTGGTTGCGGACCTTCCTGCCTCGGATGAACCGAGGCAGCTCATGGATGCCCCTCGTGTAGGCCCTGAACCTGAAGCACCGATACCCGTCGATGGTTCTAACACGGACCTGTTTAATGGGTTACCTGATCTGGATACTACTTTTCAATGCCTTGGAACACCTTCAGATAGTATCAGTTTAACT GACATACATTTCGGCTCACAGGATAGCTTCGGGGGCTGGCCGGACAGCTTCAAGTTCTACTGA
- the LOC112900341 gene encoding SUPPRESSOR OF GAMMA RESPONSE 1-like isoform X1 has translation MWISKVSSWIMTGVGLVKRIRNATQLISLRLGELVAEPYIKCPNCECGIDTSNVSLVWPELPAGVKFDPSDLELLQHLQGKSSLQNSNSRALIDEFIPTIAEMEGICYTHPKNLPGIKMDGSSLHFFHKVSNAYGCGHRKRRKITGNNDSVCDEHIRWHKTGASKPIYDENGFKIGWKKILVLYRGSKRGGSKIDRDNWVMHQYHLGADEDEANGELVVSKVFYQLLSKKNDKSEMDDVELESEPSAAKIDPRTPNSEPSAAKIDPRTPKTDPPQPCLPSNSPCDTEQYTPIQVDQEEEECGTSIRRVKVEAAECSAWFAELPPAVVVADLPASDEPRQLMDAPRVGPEPEAPIPVDGSNTDLFNGLPDLDTTFQCLGTPSDSISLTDIHFGSQDSFGGWPDSFKFY, from the exons ATGTGGATTAGTAAGGTCAG TTCGTGGATTATGACTGGGGTGGGACTCGTTAAAAGAATAAGAAACGCCACTCAGTTGATCAGTCTTCGACTTGGTGAATTGGTTGCAGAACCATATATCAAGTGCCCCAACTGCGAATGTGGCATTGACACTAGTAAT GTTTCTTTAGTGTGGCCTGAACTTCCTGCTGGTGTCAAATTTGATCCGTCAGATTTAGAACTCCTTCAGCATTTACAAGGAAAATCCAGCCTGCAGAATTCGAATTCCCGTGCACTTATTGATGAATTTATACCTACTATAGCAGAGATGGAGGGAATTTGCTATACACATCCCAAAAATCTCCCAG GTATAAAGATGGATGGTAGCAGCCTCCATTTCTTCCATAAAGTATCAAACGCATATGGCTGTGGTCATCGCAAGCGTCGCAAGATTACTGGCAATAATGACAGTGTTTGTGATGAGCACATTAGGTGGCATAAGACTGGAGCATCCAAACCCATATATGACGAGAATGGTTTCAAGATAGGCTGGAAGAAGATCTTAGTTCTTTACAGAGGTTCTAAGAGAGGTGGCAGCAAGATAGATAGAGACAACTGGGTGATGCATCAGTATCATCTTGGTGCAGATGAAGATGAAGCGAATGGTGAATTGGTCGTCTCCAAAGTATTCTACCAATTGCTGTCAAAGAAAAATGACAAGTCTGAAATGGATGAtgttgaactagaatctgagcCATCTGCTGCAAAAATCGATCCTAGAACCCCAAATTCGGAGCCATCTGCTGCAAAAATCGATCCTAGAACCCCCAAAACCGATCCTCCCCAGCCCTGTCTCCCGAGCAACAGCCCATGCGACACCGAGCAGTATACCCCCATTCAGGTGGATCAG gaggaagaagaatgtGGCACATCCATTCGCCGGGTGAAGGTTGAAGCAGCCGAATGCTCCGCATGGTTTGCTGAATTACCACCAGCTGTTGTGGTTGCGGACCTTCCTGCCTCGGATGAACCGAGGCAGCTCATGGATGCCCCTCGTGTAGGCCCTGAACCTGAAGCACCGATACCCGTCGATGGTTCTAACACGGACCTGTTTAATGGGTTACCTGATCTGGATACTACTTTTCAATGCCTTGGAACACCTTCAGATAGTATCAGTTTAACT GACATACATTTCGGCTCACAGGATAGCTTCGGGGGCTGGCCGGACAGCTTCAAGTTCTACTGA